The nucleotide sequence TTTTCTCGTCTTCTCCATtccctctttttcttttaatctGTTTATCTTTTGAGATATTGTTTAGTTAACAAAAAGTTTCTCTCTTTAttcctatatatataatttttctcGTTTATAAACATTTTCTTCATAGAACACACATGCATGGCTTCTTAGCTACAAATATAGTAATAGTAAGCTCCTTCCTGTTATTTAAATCATTTTCTATTTACAATAATGTAGGCTTAATTATAATTAATCTTTTAGCAGAagtacataaaaaaataaaaaataaataaaatgaatgaCAACCTAAAAACATATTAGGTGGTTACATTTTATGTACTCTGTATGTATTCTTGCTACAAAATTAATTATGATTAAATCTACATTATTgttaatgaaaaatgatttagGTAACACTTTCACTAATCAAGATTAGGAAATATCATAGGGCATATTTGATTTGAAAAATTAtcatattcatcatcatttttcgTTATGCATGAGTTCTGATTTTGTTATTACTGATTTTGTCTCTACCAATTTTCATGTTGGACTATCCCGtcctttatcattttttttatttcactcCTAGTCTTTAACTATGCAAATAATGCTGCAAAATAGCCATTCGAAATTTGAAATTAGTCTCTCTTTTAAAATAGGTGAAAGATTAATCACGGAAAAATATGGTTCTGGCCTATCAAACTCATTGTATTTAAGCCTCTGAATAGTACTGAATGGAGAGTAGATTCGACTAATCATGATGGTAGAACTTTGTTTAAAAAGGGTTGGAAAGAGTTTGTTGCATATTACTCTCTTGATCATGGCCATTTGTTATGGTTTGAGTCAGTGGTCAGCAGCCGATGAAAAGGCCAGAAGAACAAAAAACTAGAGATGTGGATAGTAGTCCCAACACCCAAAACATGAGACTTAACAAGGGACGGCAGAAGAAAAGATTGAATGAACCATTGCCAAGAGAAGTCCGGGCCAACAGAGGAAAAAGCTGAGAGCACCAGTATTCTAAAGGTAGACAGTTGGAAAATGACACACAAATCAGGGGATGTGGAAAGAAGCTTCAATTCGCACGGTATTAAATCTAAAGAAAAAAACCATGAGATGCCAGTGTCTGTCAATCAAGATTCTAATGGTATGTGTCTCATAATTAGATCATCCTTTCCTTTTGTGGATTCAAATGTTGATTTTGAGTTACAACTTGCAACTGTTTTTTGTACATTATAGTGGTAGTTTCTGATTCTTTGTTTCCTATATGTATAAGGcaaaaggaatagaagaagaaaagattctGAATCTCCTGTTAGGCCCTGTCCTATAAGACCTGAATCTCTGAAAGAAGCTAAGAAGTTTAAGTGGGAAAAGCCCTCTTTCATCATCAAGATAACTCAACGGTCTCAAACGAGAGCACCATGTGTAAGTATGGGTTAATACATATATCCATGTTGAAAATTATGTATCATGTGAACTTCCATGTGCTATCATTCTTCCAAATTTTGTGTCTTATTTCTAACCATGATGACATAAATATGATGTGCTGCAGTACTTTTCAACTAAATTCTTCAGAAAGTATTTTGAAAATAATCCCCCAGAATGCAAATATAAGGTTTGGAAAGAAGTTGTTCCCTGCTAAGTTGATCTGTAGGCCATCATCATGTGATGCCTTTATCTCTGCTGGTTGGAATCTTTTTGCTCGAGCTAGTAAATTACAAGCCTGAGATGTTTGTTTTAAGCTCATCAATAGAAAAGATCCATGTTGATATTCGTGGTCAACAACGCCGCGGTAAGGCAATTGTTTAGAAATTCTTAAGCCGTGTTATTCTGTAAAAAATTAAGATATCAGTACAACATTGAAAACATAATTAACTTTAAAAATGGAATAAAATTTAGCATTATCCtcgttaaaaaaattatattaaaaattaattgacCCCGTGTTTGACTTGGAGTACATCTTACAAATATTTAATTCTTCCCTTCCTTGAAACATTTATAGCAGCAAAATTCCAATCTCAAGGAAACTATTGTTAGTTTTGGTTAAAAATGCAGTTAGCTTATGAACGCAGTGAGTATGTATTTGGTCCTTAATGTAACCACAATATGTTGAATTCTATAGTATTTTTTATTGTGGTACATAAATTGCctaacttatttttaaaaataaaaaataaaatatttaaactttattaaataaaaataaaaagttattgTTTATTCTAAATTCTGATAcgttattttatttataaaacaaCTCTTGTTTATTTTGAACTTGATAGAAGTCTATAGATCCAATCAATTTTGTTTATAAAaagttattgtttattttaaatcTGATACTAATGCGTACTCTAAACTTAGAAATCTATAGATccaataaaaagataaaaataaaaatttattgattATTCTAAATTCTGATATGTTTATTTATAAAACAACTATTGTTTATTTTGAATGCGAGTTCTATGNNNNNNNNNNNNNNNNNNNNNNNNNNNNNNNNNNNNNNNNNNNNNNNNNNNNNNNNNNNNNNNNNNNNNNNNNNNNNNNNNNNNNNNNNNNNNNNNNNNNNNNNNNNNNNNNNNNNNNNNNNNNNNNNNNNNNNNNNNNNNNNNNNNNNNNNNNNNNNNNNNNNNNNNNNNNNNNNNNNNNNNNNNNNNNNNNNNNNNNNNNNNNNNNNNNNNNNNNNNNNNNNNNNNNNNNNNNNNNNNNNNNNNNNNNNNNNNNNNNNNNNNNNNNNNNNNNNNNNNNNNNNNNNNNNNNNNNNNNNNNNNNNNNNNNNNNNNNNNNNNNNNNNNNNNNNNNNNNNNNNNNNNNNNNNNNNNNNNNNNNNNNNNNNNNNNNNNNNNNNNNNNNNNNNNNNNNNNNNNNNN is from Arachis ipaensis cultivar K30076 chromosome B01, Araip1.1, whole genome shotgun sequence and encodes:
- the LOC110264292 gene encoding uncharacterized protein LOC110264292 produces the protein MNHCQEKSGPTEEKAESTSILKVDSWKMTHKSGDVERSFNSHGIKSKEKNHEMPVSVNQDSNGKRNRRRKDSESPVRPCPIRPESLKEAKKFKWEKPSFIIKITQRSQTRAPCYFSTKFFRKYFENNPPECKYKVWKEVVPC